A genomic segment from Alkalilimnicola ehrlichii MLHE-1 encodes:
- a CDS encoding TolC family protein, with protein sequence MALSLAAGLGGLAAGGMVPPAAAGDALVASPGSAGLGAEAPADGPELVLPDALKAAVGHDPRVAEARAELARRGDEVDMARADRWPQVSASTRSEFNSTLNRHVPVASVTASQRLYDFGEVGGRVDGARAGEVAARAEWQQTVEDVAADAAHAFIQVQRYQALLVVAEEQVAAMSRLEGLIQRRAAMGASTRSDEREVAARVDAARLTRAQVATQLADARRALRRLVPGRYTVAHRAEPPAQLAGACDRVDVEDIDHLPELQAAAARSAEARAGVKAARAARFPTLSLDVTSDRFFDSDVPNQTETSVLLNVRADLFAGGRNRAGQSASRHRLAAAEAAAAGARLDADQRLQQAAEQAAALAERMGVLARRIETLDELRDLHQSQYLRAGTRSLMNLLDVEQDYFQARFDQLDLRHDQKARQVDCLSAVGALGVTFELDDRRPEAIDLPL encoded by the coding sequence GTGGCGCTATCTCTTGCCGCCGGCCTGGGCGGGCTGGCGGCCGGCGGTATGGTGCCGCCGGCCGCCGCCGGGGATGCCCTGGTGGCGAGCCCGGGCTCGGCCGGTCTCGGGGCCGAAGCGCCCGCCGATGGGCCCGAGCTGGTGCTGCCCGATGCCCTGAAGGCGGCCGTAGGGCATGACCCGCGCGTGGCCGAGGCCCGGGCCGAGCTGGCCCGGCGTGGCGACGAGGTGGACATGGCGCGGGCCGACCGGTGGCCACAGGTCTCCGCCAGCACCCGCAGCGAATTCAACAGCACCCTGAACCGCCACGTGCCGGTGGCCAGCGTTACCGCGTCTCAGCGGCTCTACGACTTTGGCGAGGTGGGGGGACGGGTGGACGGTGCCCGCGCCGGCGAGGTGGCGGCCCGGGCCGAGTGGCAGCAGACCGTGGAGGATGTGGCCGCGGACGCCGCCCACGCCTTCATCCAGGTGCAGCGCTACCAGGCCCTGCTGGTGGTGGCGGAGGAGCAGGTGGCCGCCATGAGTCGGCTTGAGGGGCTGATCCAGCGTCGCGCGGCAATGGGTGCCAGCACCCGGTCCGACGAACGGGAGGTGGCGGCCCGGGTGGACGCCGCCCGCCTGACCCGGGCGCAGGTCGCGACCCAACTGGCCGACGCCAGACGGGCGCTGCGCCGCCTGGTGCCCGGCCGCTACACGGTGGCCCACCGGGCCGAACCGCCGGCGCAACTGGCCGGGGCCTGCGACCGGGTGGACGTGGAGGACATCGACCACCTGCCGGAGTTGCAGGCGGCCGCCGCGCGCAGTGCCGAGGCGCGGGCGGGGGTCAAGGCGGCGCGGGCGGCCCGGTTCCCGACCCTGAGCCTGGATGTGACCTCGGACCGCTTCTTCGACAGCGACGTCCCCAATCAGACGGAGACCAGCGTGCTGCTGAACGTCCGCGCCGATCTGTTCGCCGGCGGCCGCAACCGGGCCGGGCAGTCGGCCAGCCGCCACCGACTGGCCGCCGCCGAAGCAGCGGCGGCCGGCGCCCGCCTGGACGCCGATCAACGGCTGCAACAGGCCGCTGAACAGGCGGCGGCGCTGGCGGAGCGCATGGGTGTCCTGGCGCGCCGGATCGAAACCCTGGACGAACTTCGCGATCTGCACCAGTCGCAGTACCTGCGGGCGGGCACGCGGTCGCTGATGAACCTGCTGGATGTGGAGCAGGACTACTTCCAGGCCCGTTTCGACCAGTTGGATTTACGCCACGATCAGAAAGCTCGCCAGGTGGACTGCCTGAGTGCCGTGGGGGCCCTCGGGGTCACCTTCGAGCTGGATGACCGTCGGCCGGAGGCGATTGATCTGCCGTTATGA
- a CDS encoding BapA/Bap/LapF family prefix-like domain-containing protein: MRGSDSITLVDKESGRVTEVPLGSLEPMENTVVKLPVGPEQVAGFDNRAGDLVLTLATGEEVIIPGFFDAEGVARNELVLEDSSGVLWWGQYETPWSEFAFAEINTVDDLVADDGGGLGAAALAGLLGAAALAAAAGSSSSSSSDDGPPDDDDDDDNGDVGLVVEITENTPLAVAGTASDDAEEVQVWAEDGETLLASGAVDGGQWSLTPEWLKDNLESGIEWDDHFSEDDNLAAFNGYVSVTDGEGNVSPQVGLEVPSLWPFDDVAAANLKFGIDDLEDLLEDSLELDDVVLQGGLLGGEARAESEIFTVGEGQVGAISFTASSGGLLALLDSGYEIDMVDVATGDVISSTKHNGGLLGLDLLGLLSPDLDISETAIPEGSYQLILHRNGGDGGLLSSSHQLSDIRVDLFNEALLKDLLEGNLDQDLLDSLELVGADQVPGNIITDVGAAGRPDIVAGDEPPTVWVKNGQGDWQAVESETTIAGQWGELTMQADGSYSYQVNEDRDAYGERESFTYKLVRGDEESPEAELAFGIGGELDEIPPELEGMGADTVGGAVAMAGLDELNDDPESLVSASDEPLPAEADVLQADEPAIVPAGAAEGATVEGGGAAAADGIAVEAEGTFANDDDSSNLPLA; the protein is encoded by the coding sequence ATGCGGGGTTCCGATTCGATCACGTTGGTGGACAAGGAGAGCGGCCGGGTCACGGAGGTACCGCTGGGTTCCCTGGAGCCCATGGAGAACACGGTCGTCAAACTGCCGGTGGGGCCGGAGCAGGTGGCCGGCTTCGACAACCGCGCCGGGGATCTGGTGCTGACCCTCGCCACCGGCGAGGAAGTCATCATCCCGGGCTTTTTCGACGCCGAAGGCGTGGCGCGCAACGAACTGGTGCTGGAAGACTCCAGCGGGGTGCTCTGGTGGGGGCAGTACGAGACCCCCTGGTCGGAGTTCGCCTTTGCCGAGATCAACACGGTGGATGACCTGGTGGCCGACGATGGCGGCGGCCTGGGCGCGGCGGCCCTGGCCGGGCTCCTGGGTGCGGCGGCCCTGGCCGCCGCCGCGGGCAGCAGTTCATCCTCCTCTAGCGATGACGGTCCCCCGGACGATGACGATGACGACGACAATGGGGACGTGGGGCTGGTGGTGGAGATCACCGAGAATACCCCGCTGGCCGTTGCCGGGACCGCCTCCGATGACGCGGAAGAGGTGCAGGTCTGGGCGGAAGACGGCGAGACCCTGCTGGCCTCAGGGGCCGTGGACGGCGGGCAGTGGTCGCTGACGCCGGAATGGCTGAAAGACAATCTGGAATCCGGCATCGAATGGGATGACCACTTTTCAGAGGACGACAACCTGGCGGCCTTTAACGGTTATGTGTCGGTGACCGATGGCGAGGGTAATGTCTCGCCGCAGGTGGGCCTGGAGGTGCCTTCGTTGTGGCCCTTCGACGACGTGGCGGCGGCCAACCTGAAGTTCGGCATCGATGATCTGGAGGACCTCCTGGAGGACTCCCTGGAGCTGGACGACGTTGTCCTCCAGGGTGGGCTTCTCGGGGGGGAGGCCAGGGCCGAATCCGAGATTTTCACGGTAGGGGAGGGCCAAGTCGGCGCGATCTCCTTTACGGCCAGCAGCGGGGGGCTGCTGGCGCTGCTGGATAGCGGCTACGAAATCGACATGGTCGACGTCGCTACCGGCGATGTCATCAGCAGCACCAAACACAATGGCGGATTGTTGGGGCTTGACCTGCTGGGGCTGCTCAGTCCGGACCTGGATATCAGTGAGACGGCGATCCCCGAAGGGAGCTACCAGCTCATCCTTCACCGCAACGGGGGTGACGGCGGGCTGCTGAGCTCCAGCCATCAATTGAGCGATATCCGGGTCGACCTCTTCAACGAGGCCCTGCTTAAGGATCTGCTCGAGGGCAACCTCGATCAGGACCTGCTCGACAGCTTGGAGCTGGTTGGTGCCGACCAAGTGCCGGGTAATATCATCACCGACGTCGGTGCGGCCGGCCGGCCCGATATTGTCGCCGGCGATGAGCCGCCCACCGTCTGGGTGAAGAATGGCCAGGGTGACTGGCAGGCGGTGGAGAGTGAGACCACCATCGCCGGCCAGTGGGGCGAGCTCACCATGCAGGCGGACGGCAGTTACAGCTATCAGGTGAACGAGGACCGGGACGCCTACGGTGAGCGGGAGTCCTTCACCTACAAGCTGGTGCGGGGCGACGAGGAGAGCCCGGAGGCGGAACTCGCCTTCGGTATCGGCGGTGAGCTGGATGAGATTCCGCCGGAGCTCGAGGGCATGGGGGCTGACACGGTGGGCGGTGCGGTCGCCATGGCCGGGCTCGACGAGTTGAACGACGATCCGGAATCCCTGGTGTCGGCCAGCGACGAACCGCTGCCCGCCGAGGCGGACGTCCTGCAGGCGGACGAGCCGGCCATTGTGCCGGCCGGCGCTGCCGAGGGGGCGACGGTTGAGGGTGGTGGCGCTGCAGCGGCCGATGGGATCGCCGTGGAGGCGGAAGGCACCTTCGCCAATGATGACGATTCGTCGAACCTGCCCCTCGCGTGA
- a CDS encoding OmpA family protein, with the protein MNRITLYSFVVLLSVCINVGGAVAFAGERGDAPLFPDLEVSLVDMEEGLLRYGRSADPLGLEQISEGLTRDEVRDAIGEPADRRQVAGNPVWFYDFNLPFPRSDDVVVCQYKVQFDHWGRVSGYQWRRLLCEIMAENLARERTVEVERVVYRTLSTDVLFDFDSAVLRAEGQDTIREVAAGLQKEFIDPLVVIVGHTDRIGDPGYNQRLSERRADAVMDALLKNGFSRRDVVAQGRGEAEPVVFCEGDRATPALIACLSPNRRVEVQVLERGNDER; encoded by the coding sequence ATGAACAGGATCACATTATACAGTTTTGTTGTCCTCCTCTCGGTCTGTATAAACGTTGGGGGGGCGGTGGCCTTTGCGGGGGAGCGGGGTGACGCGCCCCTGTTTCCGGATCTGGAGGTCTCTCTGGTTGATATGGAGGAGGGGCTCCTCCGCTACGGCCGCTCGGCCGATCCACTGGGCCTGGAACAGATCAGCGAGGGGCTGACCCGCGACGAAGTGCGCGATGCCATTGGTGAGCCCGCCGACCGGCGGCAGGTGGCCGGCAATCCGGTCTGGTTTTACGACTTCAATCTGCCCTTCCCCCGCAGTGACGACGTGGTGGTCTGCCAGTACAAGGTCCAGTTCGATCACTGGGGGCGGGTGTCCGGTTATCAGTGGCGTCGCCTGCTCTGCGAGATCATGGCCGAAAACCTCGCGCGGGAGCGCACGGTTGAGGTCGAGCGGGTCGTGTACCGGACCCTGTCGACGGACGTGCTCTTCGACTTCGACAGCGCCGTGCTGCGTGCCGAGGGGCAGGACACCATCCGCGAGGTGGCGGCAGGCCTTCAGAAGGAATTCATTGATCCGCTGGTGGTGATCGTCGGTCACACCGACCGCATTGGCGATCCTGGGTATAACCAGCGCTTGTCCGAGCGCCGCGCTGACGCGGTTATGGACGCACTCCTCAAGAATGGGTTCTCCCGCCGCGACGTGGTCGCACAGGGGCGGGGAGAAGCCGAGCCGGTGGTCTTCTGCGAGGGCGACCGGGCCACGCCGGCGCTTATTGCCTGCCTGTCGCCCAACCGCCGGGTGGAGGTGCAGGTGTTGGAGCGTGGCAACGACGAACGGTAG
- a CDS encoding EAL domain-containing response regulator, whose product MDIPNRTILVVDDDKDFAEEIEQFLLNFDSQVQKAHSINQARAITTRQAFDLVLVDLSLPDGDGLDLLAHLARVAAPDTAVALISGSDDGLRQAATDLANDMGLTVLGHLSKPVDLPALQALLDTLKTDRGHRRHPTVSSPIPADELENAIRSGKLRPYYQPQFDLKSGHRVGFEALLRYQRSPDDAPVMPGQLREHMEGHRFAQAIFWSMLTSVAREIKHFRLTDTPQKVSVNAPAVVFSQPDFPQRVKAHIAAFGIAPRQITLEITENDPDLSLDCRTSIIRTRLQGFGLSLDDFGTGYASFERAEALPITEIKMDRTLLKATETDRGQNDILRSIARFFNGRGITTVMEGIENRALLATARSLGFTVGQGYGLGLPEPAETAFKKHYTTQGLASDPDAAGGQPER is encoded by the coding sequence TTGGACATACCCAACCGGACGATACTGGTTGTCGATGACGACAAGGATTTCGCCGAAGAAATCGAACAGTTCTTATTAAATTTTGACAGCCAGGTTCAGAAGGCCCATTCCATTAACCAGGCCCGGGCGATAACGACACGCCAGGCCTTCGATCTGGTGCTGGTTGATCTCTCGCTTCCCGACGGGGACGGGCTCGATCTGCTCGCCCATCTGGCGCGGGTCGCCGCGCCCGACACGGCGGTGGCCTTGATCTCCGGCAGCGACGACGGGCTGCGCCAGGCGGCCACGGACCTGGCGAACGACATGGGTTTGACGGTACTGGGGCATCTATCGAAGCCGGTGGACCTTCCAGCCTTGCAGGCCCTTTTGGACACCCTGAAGACCGATCGGGGCCACCGCCGCCACCCAACGGTGTCATCCCCCATTCCCGCAGACGAGCTCGAGAACGCGATCCGGTCCGGGAAGCTGAGGCCCTATTACCAGCCTCAGTTCGACCTAAAGAGCGGGCACCGGGTGGGGTTCGAGGCCTTATTGCGCTACCAAAGGAGCCCCGATGACGCGCCGGTTATGCCCGGGCAATTGCGGGAGCACATGGAGGGCCATCGGTTTGCGCAGGCCATCTTCTGGTCAATGCTCACCTCCGTCGCCCGCGAGATCAAGCATTTCCGCCTGACAGACACCCCCCAAAAGGTCAGCGTCAATGCGCCGGCGGTCGTTTTCTCCCAGCCCGATTTCCCCCAGCGGGTCAAGGCGCATATTGCCGCATTCGGGATAGCACCCCGGCAGATCACCCTGGAGATCACGGAGAACGACCCGGATCTGTCCCTGGACTGCCGGACCAGCATCATCCGGACCCGCCTCCAGGGTTTCGGCCTCTCCCTGGACGATTTCGGCACCGGTTACGCCAGTTTCGAGCGCGCCGAGGCCCTGCCCATTACCGAGATCAAGATGGATCGGACCCTGCTCAAGGCGACGGAGACCGATCGCGGCCAGAATGACATCCTCAGGAGCATCGCCCGGTTCTTCAATGGCCGAGGGATCACCACCGTGATGGAGGGCATCGAAAACCGAGCCCTGCTCGCCACCGCCCGCTCATTGGGATTCACCGTCGGCCAGGGCTACGGACTGGGCCTGCCGGAACCGGCGGAAACGGCCTTCAAAAAACACTACACTACTCAGGGTCTAGCATCGGATCCTGACGCTGCCGGCGGGCAGCCGGAGCGGTAA
- a CDS encoding transglycosylase SLT domain-containing protein, producing the protein MERVRITHSRGGTGKGRSVRAAEGWARRAALLALLAIATSGCTTLAPSPPADQSDLCEIFREQPRWYDYARASQEQWGTPIATQMAFIHQESSFRSHVRPPRQRLLGFIPWRRPSSAYGYAQAQDPVWGEYREDAGSLMARRSHMKHATDFIGWYNRRSHERLGISLHNPEHLYLAYHEGPTGYRRGTYQGKPQVQRVARQVAQRAQRYRTQLAGCESEFRCRRFYQFGPFCRD; encoded by the coding sequence ATGGAGCGGGTCAGGATAACGCATAGTAGGGGCGGGACAGGGAAAGGCCGGTCGGTCCGGGCCGCAGAGGGATGGGCCCGCCGTGCGGCACTGCTGGCGCTGCTGGCCATCGCGACCAGTGGCTGCACCACCCTGGCTCCGTCACCGCCGGCGGATCAGAGCGATCTCTGCGAGATTTTCCGCGAGCAGCCCCGCTGGTATGACTACGCCCGCGCCTCGCAGGAACAGTGGGGCACCCCCATCGCCACACAGATGGCCTTCATCCACCAGGAGTCCTCCTTCCGCAGCCATGTGCGCCCGCCCCGGCAGCGGCTGCTCGGGTTTATCCCCTGGCGCCGGCCGTCGTCGGCCTACGGCTATGCCCAGGCCCAGGATCCGGTCTGGGGCGAATACCGCGAGGACGCCGGCAGCCTGATGGCGCGGCGCAGCCACATGAAGCACGCCACCGACTTCATCGGCTGGTATAACCGCCGCAGCCATGAGCGGCTGGGGATCTCGCTGCACAATCCGGAGCACCTCTACCTCGCCTACCACGAGGGGCCCACCGGCTACCGGCGCGGGACCTACCAAGGCAAGCCGCAGGTGCAGCGGGTGGCGCGGCAGGTGGCCCAGCGTGCTCAACGCTATCGCACCCAGTTGGCGGGCTGTGAGTCGGAGTTCCGCTGCCGCCGGTTCTACCAGTTCGGGCCGTTCTGCCGGGATTGA
- a CDS encoding IMPACT family protein — protein sequence MPENTYPTPARTLEHELEVKKSRFIARAGRVESREQALAFVDRAMTDFPDARHHCWAYLIGDPASATTAAMSDAGEPSGTAGKPILNVIQHKRIGDVIVVVIRYFGGIKLGAGGLVRAYAGATQKVLAELPLAAHEPHTRCRLALDFAQEQPLRHWAAQHQATVEAVAYGEGVTLTLRLPEGAVAALRQFAQARGIRLETD from the coding sequence ATGCCCGAGAACACCTACCCCACCCCCGCCCGGACCCTGGAGCACGAGCTGGAGGTCAAGAAGAGCCGCTTCATCGCCCGCGCCGGGCGGGTGGAGAGCCGCGAGCAGGCCCTGGCCTTCGTGGACCGGGCGATGACTGACTTCCCTGACGCCCGCCACCACTGCTGGGCCTATCTGATCGGCGACCCGGCGTCCGCCACCACGGCCGCCATGAGCGATGCGGGCGAGCCGTCGGGCACCGCTGGCAAGCCTATCCTGAATGTCATTCAGCACAAGCGGATCGGTGATGTGATCGTGGTGGTGATCCGCTATTTCGGCGGCATCAAGCTGGGGGCCGGCGGCTTGGTGCGGGCCTACGCCGGGGCCACCCAAAAGGTGCTCGCCGAGCTGCCGCTGGCCGCCCACGAACCGCACACCCGCTGCCGGTTGGCCTTGGATTTCGCCCAGGAACAGCCCCTGCGTCACTGGGCCGCACAGCACCAGGCGACCGTAGAGGCGGTAGCCTATGGCGAGGGCGTCACCCTCACCCTCCGCCTGCCCGAGGGGGCGGTAGCGGCGCTGCGCCAGTTCGCCCAGGCCCGCGGTATCCGCCTGGAGACCGACTGA
- a CDS encoding alpha/beta fold hydrolase, producing the protein MSHDFVVCVINTRVRSGKRVFGRAPGPTRFLLVPDGEVQQPAHTVPRAEWVEAVMAAGTTGRDPMSDNPTGNVLVFIHGYNNSQEIVIKRHRKLKATLHAAGYRGTVVSFDWPSAEATLLYMRDRRYAKHTAERLTDDCISLFSTRQARGCDLNVHLLGHSTGAYVIRHAFADADEVAEIKNRPWKVSQIALIGADVSSSSLAADDSRFVSVYRHCSRLTNYQSGHDGVLRVSNAKRIGLRARAGRVGLPDNAHRKAVNVDCSPYFAGIDPDSRTPGEDYFGNFAHSWHIGDPLFARDLCHTLHGELDRHSIPTRREEDDRLYLHDPG; encoded by the coding sequence ATGAGTCACGACTTTGTGGTCTGCGTCATCAACACCCGTGTCCGCAGCGGCAAGCGGGTCTTCGGCCGCGCGCCGGGGCCCACCCGGTTCCTGCTCGTCCCCGATGGCGAGGTGCAGCAACCCGCGCACACCGTGCCCCGCGCCGAGTGGGTGGAGGCGGTCATGGCCGCCGGCACCACCGGCAGGGACCCCATGTCCGACAACCCCACCGGCAACGTCCTGGTCTTCATCCACGGCTACAACAACAGCCAGGAGATCGTCATCAAGCGCCACCGCAAGCTCAAGGCGACGCTGCACGCGGCCGGCTACCGGGGCACCGTGGTCAGCTTCGACTGGCCCAGCGCCGAGGCCACGCTGCTCTACATGCGCGACCGCCGCTACGCCAAGCACACCGCGGAGCGGCTCACCGACGACTGCATCAGCCTGTTCTCGACACGCCAGGCGCGCGGCTGTGACCTGAATGTCCACCTGCTGGGCCACTCCACCGGCGCCTACGTCATCCGCCACGCCTTCGCCGACGCCGACGAGGTCGCCGAGATCAAGAACCGCCCCTGGAAGGTCAGCCAGATCGCTCTCATCGGTGCCGATGTCTCCAGCAGTTCCCTGGCCGCCGATGACTCGCGCTTCGTCTCCGTCTACCGCCACTGCTCCCGGCTCACCAACTACCAGAGCGGCCACGATGGCGTGCTGCGCGTCTCCAACGCCAAGCGCATCGGCCTGCGCGCCCGCGCCGGCCGGGTCGGCCTGCCCGACAACGCCCACCGCAAGGCGGTGAACGTGGACTGCAGCCCCTACTTCGCCGGCATCGACCCGGACAGCCGCACCCCCGGCGAGGACTACTTCGGCAACTTCGCCCACTCCTGGCACATCGGCGACCCGCTGTTCGCCCGCGACCTCTGCCACACCCTGCACGGCGAACTGGACCGCCACTCCATCCCCACCCGGCGCGAGGAGGACGACCGGCTGTACCTGCACGACCCCGGCTGA
- a CDS encoding ABC transporter ATP-binding protein: MSRTANAVPSPPDRRRAGAGETLLEARDLHTWFELRQWGFLRVGHVRAVDGVSFALRRGEAVAFVGESGCGKSSLARTLLGLHRPTRGEVVFEGRHLEALDKAGLTSYRARVGYVQQDPYGALPPFMDVGRILEEPLIVHGVRDRVERRRRVRAALEEVRLSPPEAYLGKFPHQLSGGQQQRVVIARALVLAPALVIADEPVSMLDASVRVEILRLLRQVQTERGLTLAFITHDLSTVRHFAERIFVMYGGRVVEQAAVDELLDHPQHPYTQALLNAIADPDPDNAAEERPVPAGEAPSLASPPPGCRFHPRCPHAMAGLCDVEEPHDFEPRRGHYSACWLHR; this comes from the coding sequence ATGAGCCGGACCGCGAATGCCGTGCCATCGCCGCCCGACCGGCGGCGAGCGGGTGCGGGGGAGACCCTGCTGGAGGCCCGCGACCTGCACACCTGGTTCGAACTGCGCCAGTGGGGCTTCCTGCGGGTGGGCCATGTGCGCGCGGTGGACGGGGTGAGCTTCGCCCTGCGCCGGGGCGAGGCGGTGGCCTTCGTGGGCGAGAGCGGCTGCGGCAAGAGCTCCCTGGCCCGCACCCTGCTGGGGTTGCACCGCCCCACCCGGGGGGAGGTGGTGTTCGAGGGGCGGCATCTGGAGGCGCTGGATAAAGCCGGGTTGACGTCCTACCGGGCTCGGGTGGGCTACGTGCAGCAGGACCCGTATGGCGCGCTGCCCCCCTTCATGGACGTGGGCCGCATCCTGGAGGAGCCGTTGATCGTGCACGGGGTGCGCGACCGGGTCGAGCGCCGTCGCCGGGTAAGGGCGGCGTTGGAGGAGGTGCGCCTGTCGCCGCCGGAGGCCTATCTGGGCAAGTTCCCCCACCAGCTCAGCGGCGGGCAGCAGCAGCGCGTGGTGATCGCCCGGGCGCTGGTGCTGGCCCCGGCGCTGGTGATCGCCGACGAGCCGGTCTCCATGCTGGACGCCTCGGTGCGGGTGGAGATCCTGCGCCTGCTGCGCCAGGTGCAGACCGAGCGCGGCCTCACCCTGGCCTTCATCACCCACGACCTGTCCACCGTGCGCCATTTCGCCGAGCGCATCTTCGTGATGTATGGCGGCCGGGTGGTGGAGCAGGCGGCGGTGGACGAGCTGCTGGATCACCCGCAGCACCCCTACACCCAGGCCCTGCTCAACGCCATCGCCGACCCGGACCCGGACAACGCCGCCGAGGAGCGCCCGGTGCCGGCCGGCGAGGCCCCCAGCCTGGCCAGTCCGCCGCCGGGGTGCCGTTTTCACCCCCGCTGCCCGCACGCCATGGCCGGGCTCTGCGACGTGGAGGAGCCCCACGACTTCGAGCCCCGGCGGGGGCATTACTCGGCCTGCTGGCTGCACCGCTAG